Proteins from a genomic interval of Actinoalloteichus hymeniacidonis:
- a CDS encoding single-stranded DNA-binding protein: protein MNETSTTITGVVISELRFRRSAEGTPTTTFRLGSIERRYDRRNGQWVTGDRLFVIVRCFRLLAQRVLALLRRGDPVIVHGRLRSRDFDSGGQRLRRTELTASAIGPDLARCRASLERPSRSDLARAPTGGGDLVGDLGERTDTEYGGSTPAPAVNLVAVP from the coding sequence ATGAACGAGACAAGCACCACGATCACCGGGGTGGTGATCAGCGAGCTGCGGTTCCGCCGCAGTGCCGAGGGAACTCCGACGACGACCTTTCGGCTGGGCAGCATCGAACGACGTTACGACCGCCGGAACGGACAGTGGGTGACCGGCGACCGACTGTTCGTGATAGTTCGCTGCTTCCGGCTGCTCGCCCAACGCGTGTTGGCGCTGCTGCGGCGCGGCGATCCGGTGATCGTGCACGGCAGGCTACGCAGCCGCGATTTCGACAGCGGTGGTCAGCGGCTTCGGCGCACCGAGTTGACCGCCTCGGCGATCGGCCCGGACCTCGCCCGATGCCGTGCGAGCCTGGAGCGGCCGAGTCGGTCCGATCTCGCCCGGGCGCCGACGGGTGGCGGCGACCTTGTCGGTGATCTCGGCGAGCGCACCGACACCGAGTATGGCGGTTCGACTCCGGCGCCCGCCGTAAATCTGGTGGCCGTCCCTTGA
- a CDS encoding acyl-CoA thioesterase — MDAFGHVNHANTVTLLEEARVALLFVEGGRRGEVGMADGAVVARLTVDYLKPLVVDGGALRVEIAVNELRAASFTLVYVLRSGRSADDPVAATAETVMVPYDLAVGRPRRLTDTERDFLAGWRAKVPVPRPQAVNSHG; from the coding sequence ATGGATGCGTTCGGTCATGTCAACCACGCGAACACGGTCACATTGCTGGAGGAGGCGCGGGTCGCGCTGTTGTTCGTCGAGGGCGGTCGACGCGGTGAGGTCGGGATGGCCGACGGTGCCGTCGTCGCCCGGCTCACCGTCGACTACCTCAAGCCGTTGGTGGTCGACGGTGGCGCGCTGCGCGTCGAGATCGCCGTCAACGAGCTGCGGGCCGCGTCGTTCACCCTGGTCTACGTGCTGCGCAGCGGACGGTCGGCCGACGATCCGGTTGCGGCGACGGCCGAGACGGTGATGGTGCCCTATGACCTCGCCGTGGGCAGGCCACGCAGGCTCACCGATACCGAGCGTGACTTCCTGGCAGGCTGGCGAGCGAAGGTTCCCGTTCCACGACCCCAGGCGGTGAATTCCCATGGCTGA
- a CDS encoding NAD-glutamate dehydrogenase gives MRVNGDGIEAAPKHRQDRAAALDSTRDELLDRAADTQPSLGRLLRLYFRDVSAEEVVAHDSDQLLAMLSSHVELAQHRVAGRPAIRVFAPEDEKAGVTRDVTVVQIVTDDMPYLVESVVAGLSRQNASVIRIVHPIVVVRRDLAGEMHEVLDSADPSDPPADALVESWMHLEIAPVGDLEAREALQRGLHSVLNDVREVIEDTDRMAERAQSLANELESATLPVPVTEVRDGARLLRWLAAGHFTFLGYRHYELIAEPAADSAAVESSTGTETDPGHDEAALRTVLASGLGVLRRDSLETKGFAHVPDGMARALAPNLLVLTQGSAPSTVHRPVHPYYVGIKTFDDEGRVNGEHRFLGLFTTTALHEDVLDIPVVARKVRTVIRRAGFPLESYSGQRMLEEFQNYPRAELFSADPETLQDTVAGLLSLVERRQLRLFMRRDEFRRFFSCLVYLPRDRYTTTSRLAMQEVLLRELRGVELEYSARIGESLLARVHFMVRTDPDDEVEVDTGLLQDQLAFAVRTWSDLMVEEVIASEASPRVSSIEGEDRRSESAVERGRQYASAFSEAYKEDFSAADGLADLRRLFALSGPGDVDISFYRPAVGEPGERRFKLYMVGERVTLSQVLPILQRMGVEVVDERPYEVNRHDGVQCWVYDFGLRLDTALLEEQTTLNMAEFQNRFQDAFVAAWHGRCEIDGFNSLVLRADLTWRQAVVLRTYAKYLRQARTAYSQDYIEDTLRANPQVTKALVRLFETRFDPAHSEQSRRETTEELLTEITGLLDEVTSLDVDRILQSYVTLIRATLRTNYFVRDADGEQKSYLAIKLRPSEISDLPEPRPAFEIFVCSPRVEGVHLRFGAVARGGLRWSDRREDFRTEVLGLVKAQAVKNAVIVPVGAKGGFVVKRPPTPTGEPGRDRELALAEGIACYRMFISGLLDLTDNLDAGRVVPADQVVRHDGDDTYLVVAADKGTAKFSDIANEVAQSYGFWLGDAFASGGSAGYDHKQMGITAKGAWESVRRHFRELGVNTQQDDFTVVGVGDMSGDVFGNGMLLSEHIRLVAAFDHRHIFLDPEPDAATSFAERSRLYALPRSSWEDYDRTLISAGGGVWPRSVKAIPIGPEVRAALGLDEGVTTLSSPELVKAILGAPVDLLWNGGIGTYVKASDESHLDVGDKANDVLRVDGRDLRVKVVGEGGNLGLTQRGRIEFAKVGGKVNTDALDNSAGVDCSDHEVNIKILLDRVIASGGLDPEQRNALLGEMTDQVSELVLADNYRQNAVLGVSRSHAAPMVSVHARLVANLEAHHGLDRELEVLPSVARFKAMDKASEGLTSPELATLMAHVKLALKDDILAGNLPEAEIFAGRLPSYFPTQLRERFGELISQHPLRREIITTMLVNEVVDGGGVSYAFRLAEEMSVTTTDAVRAFAVVTEVFDLPALWQAVDELDTIVSSDVADDLVLQSRRLLDRSARWLLSNRPQPLAVGAEIARFKPVIQELTPQVLGLLRGRELESATEFSTRLVTAGVPAATAERVAALLHTYSLLDITEVAELAERDGGGSRERTPVEAAELYFAVSAHLDIDRILNSVSDLERGNRWHALARLALRDDVYTSLRKITIDVLRNSDPNQGVQEKIDQWEQANSSRLERAGTTLSAINSVAKLDLATLSVAARQIRSMVR, from the coding sequence ATGCGCGTCAATGGCGACGGCATCGAGGCGGCACCGAAGCACCGGCAGGACCGGGCGGCCGCCCTCGATTCCACTCGCGACGAGTTGCTCGACCGAGCTGCGGACACCCAACCCTCGCTCGGTCGCCTGCTCAGGTTGTACTTCCGCGACGTCTCCGCCGAGGAGGTCGTCGCGCATGATTCCGATCAACTCCTCGCCATGCTGTCCTCACATGTCGAACTCGCCCAACACCGCGTGGCGGGCAGACCCGCGATCCGGGTCTTCGCGCCCGAGGACGAGAAGGCGGGCGTCACCCGCGACGTCACGGTGGTCCAGATCGTCACCGACGACATGCCGTACCTGGTCGAATCGGTCGTTGCCGGTCTGAGCAGGCAGAACGCCTCGGTGATCCGCATCGTGCATCCGATCGTGGTGGTGCGACGCGACCTGGCGGGTGAAATGCACGAGGTGCTGGACTCGGCCGACCCGAGCGACCCGCCCGCGGACGCGCTCGTGGAATCCTGGATGCATCTGGAGATCGCGCCGGTCGGCGACCTCGAGGCCAGGGAGGCATTGCAACGAGGCCTGCATTCGGTGCTCAACGACGTCCGAGAGGTGATCGAGGACACCGACCGGATGGCGGAGCGGGCCCAATCACTGGCCAACGAACTGGAGTCGGCGACGCTGCCGGTGCCGGTCACCGAGGTTCGTGACGGTGCTCGGCTGCTGCGGTGGTTGGCTGCGGGCCACTTCACCTTCCTGGGCTATCGCCACTACGAACTCATCGCCGAACCCGCCGCCGATTCCGCCGCCGTCGAGTCCTCGACGGGTACCGAGACCGATCCGGGTCACGACGAGGCCGCGCTGCGTACCGTGCTGGCCTCCGGTCTCGGTGTGCTGCGTCGAGACAGCCTGGAGACGAAGGGCTTCGCCCACGTACCGGACGGCATGGCGCGGGCATTGGCCCCGAATCTGCTGGTGTTGACCCAGGGCAGCGCGCCGTCCACCGTGCACCGCCCGGTGCACCCCTATTACGTCGGAATCAAGACCTTCGACGACGAGGGCCGGGTCAACGGCGAACACCGCTTCCTCGGCCTGTTCACCACCACCGCGCTCCATGAAGACGTCCTCGACATCCCCGTGGTCGCCCGCAAGGTGCGGACCGTGATCCGCCGAGCCGGTTTCCCGCTGGAGTCCTACTCCGGGCAGCGGATGCTGGAGGAATTCCAGAACTACCCGCGCGCCGAGCTGTTCTCGGCCGATCCCGAGACCCTGCAGGACACCGTGGCCGGGCTGCTCTCGCTGGTCGAGCGGCGTCAGCTGCGTCTGTTCATGCGTCGCGACGAATTCCGTCGATTCTTCTCCTGCCTGGTCTACCTGCCCCGGGACCGCTACACGACGACATCGCGGCTGGCCATGCAGGAGGTGCTCCTCCGGGAGCTCCGGGGAGTCGAACTCGAGTACAGCGCTCGGATCGGCGAGTCGCTGCTCGCCAGGGTGCACTTCATGGTGCGAACCGACCCCGATGACGAGGTCGAGGTCGACACCGGGCTGCTCCAGGACCAGCTCGCCTTCGCGGTCCGCACCTGGAGCGATCTGATGGTCGAGGAGGTCATCGCCTCCGAGGCCAGCCCTCGGGTGTCGAGCATCGAGGGCGAGGACCGGCGGTCCGAGTCGGCAGTCGAGCGCGGAAGGCAGTACGCCTCGGCCTTCTCGGAGGCCTACAAGGAGGACTTCTCCGCCGCCGACGGGCTTGCCGACCTACGGCGACTCTTCGCCCTCTCGGGCCCGGGCGATGTCGACATCTCCTTCTACCGACCGGCCGTCGGCGAGCCGGGAGAGCGCCGCTTCAAGCTCTACATGGTCGGCGAGCGCGTCACGTTGTCCCAGGTGCTGCCGATTTTGCAGCGGATGGGCGTGGAGGTCGTCGATGAACGACCCTACGAGGTCAACCGGCACGACGGCGTGCAGTGCTGGGTGTACGACTTCGGACTGCGGTTGGATACCGCACTCCTGGAGGAACAGACCACCCTCAACATGGCCGAGTTCCAGAACCGGTTCCAGGATGCGTTCGTCGCGGCCTGGCACGGACGCTGCGAGATCGACGGCTTCAACTCGTTGGTCCTGCGCGCCGATCTGACCTGGCGACAGGCCGTGGTGCTCCGCACCTACGCCAAGTACCTGCGGCAGGCCCGCACCGCCTACAGCCAGGACTACATCGAGGACACCCTGCGAGCGAACCCGCAGGTCACCAAGGCCCTGGTCCGACTTTTCGAGACCCGGTTCGACCCCGCCCACTCCGAGCAGTCGCGTCGAGAGACCACCGAGGAACTCCTCACCGAGATCACCGGTCTGCTGGACGAGGTCACCAGCCTCGACGTGGACCGGATCCTCCAGTCCTACGTGACCCTGATCCGGGCCACGCTGCGCACCAACTACTTCGTTCGTGATGCGGACGGCGAGCAGAAGTCGTATCTGGCGATCAAGCTCCGGCCGAGCGAGATCTCCGACCTGCCCGAGCCGCGTCCCGCATTCGAGATCTTCGTGTGCTCGCCGAGGGTCGAGGGCGTGCACCTGCGTTTCGGGGCGGTCGCGCGAGGCGGTCTGCGCTGGTCGGATCGCCGGGAGGACTTCCGCACCGAGGTGCTGGGCCTGGTCAAGGCGCAGGCGGTGAAGAACGCGGTGATCGTGCCGGTCGGCGCCAAGGGTGGCTTCGTGGTGAAGCGTCCGCCGACGCCGACCGGCGAGCCGGGGCGCGACCGGGAGCTCGCACTCGCCGAGGGCATCGCCTGCTACCGGATGTTCATCTCCGGATTGTTGGACCTCACCGACAATCTCGACGCGGGACGAGTGGTGCCCGCCGATCAGGTCGTCCGGCACGACGGAGACGACACCTACCTGGTGGTGGCCGCGGACAAGGGAACCGCGAAGTTCTCGGACATCGCCAACGAGGTCGCACAGTCCTACGGCTTCTGGCTGGGTGACGCCTTCGCCTCCGGCGGTTCGGCCGGCTACGACCACAAGCAGATGGGCATCACCGCCAAGGGCGCCTGGGAGAGCGTGCGACGTCACTTCCGCGAGCTCGGCGTGAACACCCAACAGGACGACTTCACCGTGGTCGGGGTCGGCGACATGTCCGGTGACGTCTTCGGCAACGGCATGCTGCTCTCCGAGCACATCCGTCTGGTCGCCGCATTCGACCACCGGCACATCTTCCTGGACCCCGAGCCCGACGCGGCGACGTCCTTCGCGGAGCGCAGCAGGCTCTACGCACTGCCTCGTTCGAGCTGGGAGGACTACGACCGCACGCTGATCAGCGCGGGCGGCGGCGTGTGGCCGCGCAGCGTGAAGGCCATTCCGATCGGACCGGAGGTGCGTGCCGCACTGGGGCTCGACGAAGGGGTGACCACGCTGTCCTCGCCGGAGCTGGTGAAGGCGATCCTGGGCGCACCGGTCGACCTGTTGTGGAACGGCGGCATCGGCACCTACGTCAAGGCCTCCGACGAATCGCATCTCGATGTGGGTGACAAGGCCAACGACGTGCTCCGGGTAGACGGCCGCGACCTGCGGGTCAAGGTCGTCGGCGAGGGGGGCAACCTGGGTCTTACCCAGCGTGGTCGGATCGAGTTCGCCAAGGTGGGCGGCAAGGTCAACACCGATGCCCTGGACAACTCGGCCGGGGTGGACTGCTCCGACCACGAGGTCAACATCAAGATCCTGCTGGACCGGGTGATCGCCTCGGGCGGTCTGGATCCGGAGCAGCGCAATGCGTTGCTCGGCGAGATGACCGACCAGGTCTCCGAACTCGTGCTTGCCGACAATTACCGTCAGAACGCGGTGTTGGGTGTCTCCCGGTCGCATGCGGCCCCGATGGTGTCGGTGCACGCGCGGCTGGTCGCCAACCTCGAAGCACACCACGGCTTGGACCGCGAGCTCGAGGTACTGCCCAGCGTGGCGCGCTTCAAGGCGATGGACAAGGCGAGCGAGGGACTGACGTCGCCGGAACTCGCCACGCTGATGGCCCACGTCAAGCTCGCGCTCAAGGACGACATCCTGGCGGGCAACCTGCCGGAGGCCGAGATCTTCGCGGGCAGGCTGCCGAGCTACTTCCCGACACAGCTGCGCGAGCGCTTCGGCGAGCTGATCTCGCAGCACCCGCTTCGCCGCGAGATCATCACCACGATGCTCGTCAACGAGGTGGTCGACGGCGGCGGCGTCTCCTACGCCTTCCGGCTGGCCGAGGAGATGAGCGTGACCACCACCGACGCCGTGCGGGCGTTCGCGGTGGTCACCGAGGTATTCGATCTGCCTGCCCTGTGGCAGGCGGTCGACGAGCTGGACACGATCGTGTCCAGCGACGTCGCCGACGATCTGGTGCTCCAGTCGCGGCGTCTGTTGGACCGGTCGGCACGGTGGTTGTTGTCCAACCGCCCGCAACCGCTCGCCGTCGGCGCCGAGATCGCCCGGTTCAAGCCCGTCATCCAGGAGCTGACCCCGCAGGTGCTCGGTCTGTTGCGGGGCCGCGAGCTGGAGAGCGCCACGGAGTTCTCGACGCGCTTGGTGACCGCGGGCGTGCCTGCGGCGACCGCCGAGCGGGTCGCGGCACTGCTGCACACCTACAGCCTCCTGGACATCACCGAGGTCGCGGAGCTGGCGGAACGAGACGGCGGCGGCAGCCGCGAGCGCACCCCGGTGGAGGCCGCCGAGCTGTACTTCGCGGTATCCGCGCACCTGGATATCGACCGGATTCTGAACTCCGTCAGCGACCTGGAACGGGGCAATCGCTGGCATGCGTTGGCGCGGCTCGCGCTCCGAGACGACGTCTACACTTCGCTGCGCAAGATCACCATCGACGTACTGCGCAACAGCGACCCGAACCAAGGCGTCCAGGAGAAGATCGACCAGTGGGAGCAGGCGAACTCCTCACGGTTGGAACGAGCCGGGACGACGTTGTCCGCGATCAACAGCGTCGCCAAGCTCGACCTGGCGACCTTGTCGGTGGCGGCCAGGCAGATCCGCAGCATGGTGAGATGA
- the ettA gene encoding energy-dependent translational throttle protein EttA, with protein sequence MAEFIYTMKKVRKAHGDKVILDDATIQFYPGAKIGVVGPNGAGKSSVLKIMAGLDQPNNGEAYLTPGFTVGILQQEPPLNEDKTVLGNVEEGVGEIKTKLDRFNAIAAQLATDYSDELMEEMGALQEELDDADAWDLDSQLEQAMDALRCPPPDADVKVLSGGERRRVALCKLLLSQPDLLLLDEPTNHLDAESVLWLEQHLANYSGAVLAVTHDRYFLDNVAAWILELDRGRTFVYEGNYSTYLEQKAERLAVAGKRDQKLQKRLRDELAWVRSNAKARQTKSRSRLARYEEMAAEADKTRKLDFEEIQIPPGPRLGNVVVEINGLKKGFDDRVLIDGLSFDLPRNGIVGVVGPNGVGKTTLFKTIVGLEKADDGVVRIGETVKLSYVDQNRGGIDPEKNVWEVVSDGLDYMHVGNVEMPSRAYIGAFGFKGPDQQKPAGVLSGGERNRLNLALTLKQGGNLILLDEPTNDLDVETLSSLENALEQFPGCAVVISHDRWFLDRVATHILAWEGTDENPANWYWFEGNFEGYEKNKVERLGADAARPHRVTKRKLTRD encoded by the coding sequence ATGGCCGAGTTCATCTACACCATGAAAAAGGTCCGCAAGGCGCACGGGGACAAGGTCATCCTCGACGATGCGACCATCCAGTTCTACCCCGGAGCCAAGATCGGCGTCGTCGGTCCCAACGGCGCCGGTAAGTCCAGTGTCCTGAAGATCATGGCGGGACTCGACCAGCCCAACAACGGCGAGGCCTACCTGACGCCCGGGTTCACGGTCGGCATCCTGCAGCAGGAACCGCCGCTCAACGAGGACAAGACCGTACTCGGCAATGTCGAGGAGGGCGTGGGCGAGATCAAGACGAAGCTCGACCGCTTCAACGCGATCGCGGCACAGCTCGCCACGGACTACTCCGACGAGTTGATGGAGGAGATGGGCGCCCTCCAGGAGGAACTCGACGACGCAGACGCCTGGGACCTCGATTCGCAGCTGGAACAGGCGATGGACGCGCTGCGGTGCCCGCCGCCGGACGCCGACGTCAAGGTCCTCTCCGGTGGTGAACGCCGCCGGGTCGCCCTGTGCAAGCTGTTGCTCTCCCAACCCGACCTGTTGCTCCTCGACGAGCCGACCAACCACCTCGACGCCGAGAGCGTGCTGTGGCTCGAACAGCACCTGGCGAACTACTCGGGCGCCGTTCTCGCCGTGACGCACGATAGGTACTTCCTCGACAACGTCGCGGCGTGGATCCTCGAGCTCGACCGGGGCCGCACCTTCGTCTACGAGGGCAACTACTCGACCTACCTCGAGCAGAAGGCCGAGCGGTTGGCCGTCGCGGGTAAGCGGGACCAGAAGCTGCAGAAGCGGCTGCGTGACGAACTCGCGTGGGTGCGGTCCAACGCCAAGGCACGACAGACCAAGTCTCGCTCCCGGTTGGCTCGGTACGAGGAGATGGCCGCCGAAGCCGACAAGACCAGGAAGCTCGACTTCGAGGAGATCCAGATCCCGCCGGGCCCGCGGCTGGGCAATGTCGTCGTCGAGATCAACGGGCTGAAGAAGGGCTTCGACGATCGGGTCTTGATCGACGGACTCTCCTTCGACCTGCCTCGAAACGGGATCGTCGGCGTCGTCGGTCCCAACGGCGTCGGAAAGACGACGCTGTTCAAGACGATCGTCGGGCTCGAGAAGGCCGACGACGGTGTCGTGCGCATCGGCGAAACCGTGAAGCTGTCCTACGTCGACCAGAACCGGGGCGGCATCGACCCGGAGAAGAACGTATGGGAGGTGGTCTCCGACGGACTCGACTACATGCATGTCGGCAACGTCGAGATGCCCTCTCGCGCCTACATCGGAGCCTTCGGCTTCAAGGGGCCCGATCAGCAGAAGCCTGCGGGTGTCCTATCCGGTGGCGAGCGCAACCGGTTGAACCTCGCACTCACGCTCAAGCAGGGTGGAAACCTGATCCTGCTCGACGAACCGACCAACGACCTCGACGTCGAGACTCTCAGCTCCCTGGAGAACGCGCTGGAGCAGTTCCCCGGCTGCGCCGTCGTGATCTCCCACGATCGCTGGTTCCTCGACCGGGTGGCCACCCACATCCTCGCGTGGGAGGGAACTGACGAAAACCCGGCAAACTGGTACTGGTTCGAAGGAAACTTCGAGGGATACGAGAAGAACAAGGTCGAGCGTCTGGGAGCCGACGCGGCGCGTCCGCACCGGGTCACCAAGCGCAAACTGACCCGCGACTGA